Proteins encoded by one window of Anguilla rostrata isolate EN2019 chromosome 9, ASM1855537v3, whole genome shotgun sequence:
- the LOC135263612 gene encoding bifunctional heparan sulfate N-deacetylase/N-sulfotransferase 1-like has translation MLACGRLRRLYRQLTLQTGLLLLFLFCMVSVVVSAYFLYGVKRELEPAGGGAGAEGTADCDDPRATPSRLLPLKTVRPSDTSRTDPVVLVFVESLYSQLGQDIVAVLESSRFRYRTEISPGKGDMPTLTDKDRGRFALVIYENILKYVNLDAWNRELLDKYCVEYGVGIIGFFKANENSLLSAQLKGFPLFLHSNLGLKDCSVNPKSPLLFITRAGQVEHGPLPGDDWTVFQSNHSTYEPVLLAKTRSAESVPPVGGVSVAAPPLHTSVVQDLGLHDGIQRVLFGNNLNFWLHKLVFVDAVSFLTGKRLSLSLDRYLLVDIDDIFVGKEGTRMKVPDVKALVETQNELRSHVPNFTFNLGFSGKFFHAGTDEEDLGDDLLLSYGKEFWWFPHMWSHMQPHLFHNHSVLAEQMQLNRKFAVDHGIPTNMGYAVAPHHSGVYPVHVQLYEAWKKVWGIKVTSTEEYPHLKPARFRRGFIHSGISVLPRQTCGLFTHTIFYSEYPGGPKELDKLITGGELFLTVLLNPISIFMTHLSNYGNDRLGLYTFRKLVKFLQTWTHLKLQTLPPVQLAQRYFQIFPEERDPVWQDPCEDKRHKDIWSKEKTCDRFPKLLIIGPQKTGTTALYLFLGMHPDLTSNYPSKETFEEIQFFNGHNYHRGIDWYMEYFPLPSNTSSDFYFEKSANYFDSEVAAHRAAALLPKAKIITILINPADRAYSWYQHQRAHDDPVALRYTFHEVITATHNAPLKLRVLQNRCLVPGWYSTHLDRWLSHYHPSQVLVLDGQMLRTEPAAVMDKIQRFLGLVNTVNYQKILAFDPKKGFWCQLLDGGKTKCLGKSKGRKYPDMDSDSRAFLKEHYRDHNIELSKLLYRIGQPLPSWLREELLSSR, from the exons ATGCTGGCGTGCGGGCGGCTACGGCGGCTCTACCGCCAGCTCACCCTCCAGACCGGCctgcttctcctcttcctcttctgcatgGTCAGCGTGGTCGTCTCCGCCTACTTCCTGTACGGGGTCAAGCGGGAGCTGGAgccggcggggggcggggcgggggccgaGGGGACGGCGGACTGCGACGACCCCCGGGCCACGCCCTCGCGTCTCCTCCCGCTGAAGACGGTGCGGCCCTCGGACACGTCGCGCACGGACCCCGTGGTGCTGGTGTTCGTGGAGAGCCTCTACTCGCAGCTGGGCCAGGACATCGTGGCGGTCCTGGAGTCCAGCCGCTTCCGGTACCGCACCGAGATCTCGCCGGGCAAGGGCGACATGCCCACGCTCACCGACAAGGACCGCGGCCGCTTCGCGCTGGTCATCTACGAGAACATCCTCAAGTACGTCAACCTGGACGCCTGGAACCGCGAGCTGCTGGACAAGTACTGCGTGGAGTACGGCGTGGGCATCATCGGCTTCTTCAAG GCCAATGAGAACAGTCTCCTGAGCGCCCAGCTAAAGGGCTTCCCCCTGTTCCTCCACTCCAACCTGGGGCTGAAGGACTGCAGCGTCAACCCCAAGTCCCCGCTCCTCTTCATCACCCGAGCGGGCCAGGTGGAGCACGGCCCGTTGCCCGGCGACGACTGGACCGTCTTCCAGTCCAACCACTCCACCTATGAGCCGGTGCTACTGGCCAAGACCAGGTCTGCAGAGAGCGTACCGCCTGTGGGCGGAGTCTCTGTggccgccccgcccctccacacCTCCGTGGTGCAGGACCTGGGCCTCCACGACGGCATCCAACGGGTGCTCTTTGGCAACAACCTCAACTTCTGGCTGCACAAGCTGGTCTTCGTGGACGCCGTGTCCTTCCTCACGGGCAAgcgcctctccctctcgctcgaCCGCTACCTGCTGGTGGACATCGACGACATCTTTGTGGGCAAGGAGGGCACGCGCATGAAGGTGCCCGACGTCAAG GCTCTGGTGGAGACACAGAACGAGCTCCGGTCCCATGTGCCCAACTTCACCTTTAACTTGGGCTTCTCAGGGAAGTTCTTCCATGCAG GTACGGATGAGGAGGACCTGGGGGACGACCTGCTGCTGTCCTATGGGAAGGAGTTCTGGTGGTTCCCCCACATGTGGAGCCACATGCAGCCCCACCTCTTCCACAACCACAGCGTGCTGGCCGAGCAGATGCAGCTCAACAGGAAATTTGCCGTG GACCACGGCATCCCCACTAACATGGGGTACGCCGTGGCACCCCACCACTCTGGGGTGTACCCCGTGCACGTGCAGCTGTACGAGGCCTGGAAGAAGGTTTGGGGCATCAAGGTGACGAGCACGGAGGAGTACCCCCACCTCAAACCCGCCCGCTTCCGCCGTGGCTTCATCCACAGCGGGATCAGC GTCCTGCCCAGGCAGACGTGCGGCCTcttcacacacaccatcttctACAGCGAGTACCCAGGGGGGCCCAAGGAGCTGGACAAACTGATCACTGGAGGAGAGCTTTTCCTCACCGTCCTCCTCAATCCT ATCAGCATCTTCATGACTCACCTGTCCAACTACGGGAACGACCGGCTGGGCCTCTACACCTTCCGGAAGCTGGTGAAGTTCCTGCAGACCTGGACGCACCTGAAGCTGCAGACGCTGCCACCCGTGCAGCTGGCCCAGCGATACTTCCAGATCTTCCCCGAGGAGAGGGACCCGGTCTGGCAG GACCCCTGCGAGGACAAAAGGCACAAAGACATCTGGTCCAAAGAGAAGACTTGTGACCGTTTCCCCAAGCTGCTCATCATTGGTCCACAGAAGACCG GCACCACTGCTCTATATCTCTTCCTGGGCATGCACCCCGACCTGACCAGCAACTACCCTAGCAAGGAGACCTTCGAGGAGATACAGTTCTTCAATGGCCACAATTACCACAGAGGAATCGAttg GTACATGGAGTATTTCCCCTTGCCCTCCAACACCAGCTCGGACTTCTACTTCGAGAAAAGCGCCAACTATTTTGACTCTGAGGTGGCAGCACATCGGGCAGCGGCACTCCTGCCCAAAGCCAAGATCATCACCATCCTGATTAACCCAGCTGACCGGGCCTACTCCTGGTACCAG CACCAGCGTGCCCATGATGACCCAGTGGCTCTGAGGTACACCTTTCATGAGGTCATCACtgctacccacaatgcaccactcaAACTGCGGGTCCTACAGAACCGCTGCCTGGTGCCAGGCTGGTACAGCACTCATCTGGATCGCTGGCTCAGCCACTACCACCCCAGTcag GTTCTGGTGCTGGATGGACAGATGCTCAGAACAGAACCTGCCGCAGTGATGGATAAGATCCAGAGGTTTCTGGGACTCGTTAACACAGTCAACTACCAGAAGATCCTTGC GTTCGACCCTAAGAAGGGCTTCTGGTGTCAGCTGCTGGACGGAGGCAAGACCAAGTGTCTGGGGAAGAGTAAAGGAAGGAAGTATCCCGACATGGACTCTGAC TCTCGAGCCTTCCTGAAGGAGCACTACCGGGACCATAACATTGAGCTGTCCAAGCTGCTGTACAGGATTGGCCAGCCGCTACCCAGCTGGCTGAGGGAGGAGCTGCTCAGCTCCAGGTAG